From the genome of bacterium, one region includes:
- a CDS encoding xanthine dehydrogenase family protein molybdopterin-binding subunit, protein MSYVGAPLRRREDRPLLIGAGRFVDDIHIAGMLHVAIVRSPHAHARIDGITTAEAMASTGVVAVATAADLPAPTPRAPAEPLFPGVAEMLHPLLAEGVVRYVGQPVAAVVARDRYAAEDAADLVRVSYTPLPALVDVDAALKPGAAVLHPGLGSNVAFEEELRAGDPDAAFARADLVVEARMEQPRLAAMPMECRAIVVVPDRLRNRVDVWLSTQSAHGARDGIAETLGLPPERVHVVAPDVGGGFGAKGTLYPDEILAVYLARSLGRPIKWVEDRLENLRAMVHGRGQRARYRVAATRDGIVLAVDADILGDLGGYCLGFGAGVPSLSVLVGLGAYRIEHARFRVRGVATTKAPTGPYRGAGRPEGAYYIERMMDLVANRLGLDPADVRRRNFITTFPYRGPTGLAYDSGNYPALLERALARSDYRRWRAAQAQRRRGGGKPLGIGLATWIEVAGGGDSWETGAVRVERSGRITVLTGSSPHGQGLATAFGQIAADVLGVEPGDVTVRHGDTDVIPSGVGTFGSRSLSIGGSAVMRAAEAVRDKILALAAHLLEAAPADLVLARGAVSVRGVPGRGLTFAEIADAAETVGRRPDDMAPGLVEHVRFESAGPTTPSGAHVAVVEVDPDTGRVQVLKYVAVNDCGRVVNPLLVEGQIHGGLAQGFAQALFEQVVYSPDGQVLTGSLLDYAVPTSADLPAFESDALATPSPVNPLGAKGIGESGTIAAPAALVNAAIDALRQAGGGALDLPADLDAVWRALRGARAT, encoded by the coding sequence ATGTCGTACGTGGGTGCGCCGCTCCGCCGGCGCGAAGACCGTCCGCTGCTCATCGGCGCCGGCCGGTTCGTGGACGACATCCACATTGCTGGGATGCTGCACGTGGCGATCGTCCGATCCCCGCACGCGCACGCGCGCATCGACGGCATCACGACCGCGGAGGCCATGGCGTCGACCGGCGTCGTCGCGGTCGCAACGGCCGCGGACCTCCCCGCCCCCACCCCGCGCGCGCCCGCCGAGCCGCTGTTTCCAGGCGTCGCGGAGATGCTGCACCCGCTGCTCGCCGAGGGCGTGGTGCGGTACGTCGGGCAGCCCGTCGCGGCCGTGGTCGCGCGGGACCGCTATGCTGCGGAGGACGCGGCGGACCTCGTGCGCGTCTCGTACACGCCGCTCCCAGCCCTAGTCGACGTCGACGCCGCCCTCAAGCCCGGCGCGGCTGTGCTGCACCCCGGGCTCGGCTCCAACGTCGCGTTCGAGGAGGAGCTGCGTGCCGGGGACCCGGACGCGGCGTTCGCGCGCGCCGACCTCGTCGTCGAGGCGCGGATGGAACAGCCCCGCCTCGCCGCGATGCCGATGGAGTGCCGGGCGATCGTCGTCGTTCCGGATCGCCTGCGCAACCGCGTCGACGTGTGGTTGTCCACCCAAAGTGCCCACGGCGCACGGGACGGGATCGCCGAGACGCTCGGGCTCCCGCCGGAGCGCGTCCACGTCGTCGCCCCGGACGTCGGCGGAGGGTTCGGCGCGAAGGGCACGCTGTATCCCGACGAGATCCTGGCGGTCTACCTCGCACGCTCCCTCGGACGGCCGATCAAGTGGGTGGAAGACCGCCTGGAGAACCTCCGCGCGATGGTCCACGGACGGGGCCAGCGCGCGCGGTATCGCGTCGCCGCGACACGGGACGGGATCGTCCTCGCCGTGGACGCCGACATCCTGGGCGACCTCGGTGGCTACTGCCTCGGCTTTGGGGCCGGCGTGCCGAGTCTCAGCGTGCTCGTCGGACTTGGAGCGTACCGCATCGAGCACGCGCGGTTCCGCGTCCGCGGCGTCGCCACGACGAAGGCCCCGACCGGGCCGTATCGCGGCGCGGGGCGGCCGGAGGGCGCGTACTACATTGAACGGATGATGGACCTTGTCGCCAACCGCCTCGGCCTCGACCCGGCGGACGTCCGCCGGCGGAACTTCATCACGACGTTTCCGTACCGGGGACCCACGGGGCTCGCTTATGACTCAGGCAACTATCCCGCGCTACTCGAGCGCGCGCTGGCGCGCTCAGACTACCGTCGATGGCGCGCGGCGCAGGCCCAACGGCGCCGAGGCGGCGGGAAACCGCTCGGGATCGGTCTGGCCACCTGGATCGAGGTAGCCGGCGGCGGCGATTCGTGGGAGACGGGTGCCGTGCGAGTCGAGCGCTCCGGCCGGATCACAGTCTTGACCGGCTCCTCGCCCCACGGCCAGGGCCTTGCGACCGCGTTCGGCCAGATCGCCGCGGACGTCCTGGGGGTGGAGCCGGGCGACGTCACGGTCCGGCACGGCGACACCGACGTCATCCCGTCCGGCGTCGGCACGTTCGGCAGCCGCTCGTTGTCCATCGGCGGGTCGGCGGTCATGCGGGCCGCCGAAGCCGTGCGCGACAAAATCCTCGCCCTCGCCGCGCATCTCCTCGAGGCGGCGCCGGCCGATCTCGTGCTCGCGCGCGGGGCGGTCTCGGTTCGCGGCGTCCCCGGACGCGGCCTCACCTTCGCGGAAATCGCGGACGCGGCGGAAACGGTGGGACGACGCCCGGACGACATGGCGCCCGGGCTGGTCGAGCACGTCCGGTTCGAGTCCGCCGGACCCACGACCCCTTCGGGCGCCCACGTCGCGGTCGTCGAGGTCGACCCGGACACCGGCAGGGTGCAGGTGCTCAAGTACGTCGCGGTCAACGACTGCGGGCGCGTCGTCAACCCGCTCCTCGTCGAAGGCCAGATCCACGGCGGCCTCGCGCAGGGTTTCGCCCAGGCGCTGTTCGAGCAGGTCGTCTACAGCCCCGACGGCCAGGTGCTGACCGGATCGCTGCTCGACTACGCCGTGCCGACCTCCGCCGACCTGCCGGCGTTCGAGAGCGACGCGCTCGCAACGCCGTCGCCGGTCAATCCGCTGGGGGCGAAAGGCATCGGCGAGTCGGGCACGATCGCGGCACCGGCCGCGCTCGTGAACGCGGCCATCGACGCGCTGCGGCAGGCGGGCGGCGGCGCCCTCGACCTGCCCGCCGATCTGGACGCCGTGTGGCGCGCGCTCCGCGGCGCGCGGGCCACCTAG
- a CDS encoding ABC transporter substrate-binding protein, which yields MLKGLTRREFLKTVGVGAAAVGAGGGLSVTGASPATAQAVRGGVIHVATDAEPGTIDWQASTATATRLVAWHYAEGLFALDRNYEVKPLLAEGYSVSPDGLKYTIRLRQGIKFHNGQPVTADDAVASLERWGRLGGAPTFKAIKALRKVDDHTLEIELARVFTPLLTNIGDPKQSAVIMPKSVADAAGDKPATVYIGTGPYIVKEWVPGQRIVLGRNPAYVSRTENWGGITGRKVAYADEIQFSFVADPQVRLDGVSTGQYDFAVELEQDMYAKIKSTPQLTADVVKVFSWTGAVFNKAHGVFQDVRARQAALYAIKPADAMAAAIGPKTFWQLDPGLFFPEQKGVYSTAGADIYNHQNLDKARTLLKEAGYNGQKVLMMSTKDYTWNYNTAQVLTPQLQAVGFNVDSQVFDWPTLLSRRAKQDQYDIFLTGFSPSIDPTAIIFFGASWPGWYKSQTLDGLLTKWSETPVTDAAGRKKLMDQIQTTFYADVPVAKIGNYFGLEAYNNQHLHGYTSYFDVRFWNVWVTR from the coding sequence ATGCTGAAGGGACTGACGCGGCGCGAGTTTCTGAAGACCGTGGGGGTAGGTGCTGCGGCTGTCGGCGCGGGAGGCGGGCTGTCGGTGACCGGCGCCTCGCCGGCGACCGCGCAGGCGGTCCGTGGCGGCGTGATTCACGTCGCCACCGACGCCGAGCCGGGCACGATCGACTGGCAGGCGTCCACCGCGACGGCGACACGGCTCGTCGCCTGGCACTACGCCGAGGGGCTGTTCGCGCTCGATCGGAACTACGAGGTCAAGCCGCTGCTCGCCGAAGGATACTCGGTCAGCCCGGACGGGCTCAAGTACACGATCCGCCTCCGGCAGGGGATCAAGTTCCACAACGGCCAGCCGGTGACGGCGGACGACGCGGTCGCATCGCTCGAGCGGTGGGGCAGGCTCGGAGGCGCGCCCACGTTCAAGGCCATCAAGGCGCTCCGGAAGGTCGACGACCATACGCTCGAGATCGAATTGGCGCGCGTCTTCACCCCGCTGCTCACCAACATCGGCGACCCGAAGCAGTCCGCGGTGATCATGCCGAAGAGCGTCGCCGACGCGGCCGGGGACAAACCCGCGACCGTGTACATCGGGACCGGACCGTACATCGTCAAGGAATGGGTGCCGGGGCAGCGGATCGTTCTCGGTCGCAACCCTGCGTACGTGTCCCGCACCGAGAACTGGGGCGGGATCACCGGGCGCAAGGTCGCCTACGCGGATGAGATCCAGTTCTCGTTTGTGGCGGATCCTCAAGTGCGCCTGGACGGCGTCTCCACCGGGCAGTACGATTTCGCCGTCGAGCTCGAGCAGGACATGTACGCTAAGATCAAGAGCACGCCGCAGCTGACCGCGGACGTGGTGAAGGTGTTCAGTTGGACCGGCGCCGTGTTCAACAAGGCGCACGGCGTCTTCCAGGACGTGCGGGCGCGCCAGGCGGCGCTCTACGCGATCAAGCCGGCGGATGCGATGGCCGCGGCGATCGGGCCGAAGACCTTCTGGCAGCTCGACCCGGGGCTGTTCTTCCCGGAGCAGAAGGGCGTGTACAGCACCGCGGGTGCAGACATCTACAACCATCAGAATCTCGACAAGGCACGCACGCTGCTCAAAGAGGCCGGGTACAATGGCCAGAAAGTCTTGATGATGTCGACGAAGGACTACACGTGGAACTACAACACCGCGCAGGTGTTGACCCCGCAGCTCCAGGCCGTGGGGTTCAATGTGGACTCTCAGGTGTTCGACTGGCCGACGCTCCTCAGCCGGCGCGCGAAGCAGGACCAGTACGACATCTTCCTCACGGGCTTCTCGCCGTCGATCGACCCGACCGCGATCATCTTCTTCGGCGCCTCGTGGCCGGGCTGGTACAAGAGCCAGACGCTCGACGGCCTGCTCACGAAGTGGAGCGAGACGCCGGTCACCGACGCGGCGGGGCGAAAGAAGTTGATGGACCAGATCCAGACGACGTTTTACGCGGACGTGCCGGTGGCCAAGATCGGCAACTACTTCGGGCTCGAGGCGTACAACAACCAACACCTTCACGGCTACACGTCGTACTTCGACGTGCGCTTCTGGAACGTGTGGGTGACCCGGTGA
- a CDS encoding DUF4032 domain-containing protein, protein MSPRRFKEFEEVQRSLGALTARPLGVIQVPLDEIVGSVGRARYFPQGLRAGSGLTPSRVKRLVAALDHGEVLPPVLLYRIGHEYFVADGHHRVAAAKLVGARDIDAEVVVYLPEAKRPEDVVGRERLLFEQRTGITTIVLHEVGQYPKLQRWIEDVAKQRGRGSLRSAAREWYTRVYLPVIQDPAFKRLRRFFPGRSPGDVFVYLGDHKWIMSRAAGRDVGVRAAMESFERGLDEHQEPHGFARWLEGLFSRGPRAKRGR, encoded by the coding sequence ATGTCGCCGCGCCGATTCAAGGAGTTCGAGGAAGTCCAGCGGTCGCTGGGCGCCCTCACGGCGCGTCCGCTCGGGGTCATCCAGGTGCCGCTCGACGAGATCGTGGGCAGCGTGGGCCGCGCGCGCTACTTTCCGCAGGGGCTCCGCGCCGGCAGCGGTCTGACGCCGTCCCGGGTCAAACGCCTGGTCGCGGCGCTCGACCACGGTGAGGTGTTGCCCCCGGTGCTGCTCTACCGGATCGGGCACGAGTACTTCGTCGCGGACGGCCACCACCGCGTGGCGGCGGCGAAGCTCGTTGGCGCCCGCGACATCGACGCCGAGGTCGTCGTCTACCTGCCCGAGGCCAAGCGGCCCGAGGATGTCGTGGGGCGGGAGCGATTGTTGTTCGAGCAGCGCACCGGCATCACGACGATCGTCCTCCACGAGGTCGGCCAGTACCCGAAGCTCCAGCGGTGGATCGAGGACGTCGCGAAGCAGCGCGGTCGCGGGTCGCTGCGCAGTGCCGCGCGAGAGTGGTACACGCGCGTGTACCTGCCGGTGATCCAGGACCCCGCGTTCAAGCGCCTCCGCCGGTTCTTTCCAGGGCGCTCGCCGGGGGACGTGTTCGTCTACCTCGGCGACCACAAGTGGATCATGAGCAGGGCCGCGGGAAGGGACGTCGGCGTGCGAGCGGCGATGGAGAGCTTCGAGCGCGGCCTGGACGAGCACCAGGAGCCGCACGGCTTTGCGCGGTGGCTGGAGGGACTGTTCTCCCGAGGGCCGCGCGCGAAGCGGGGCCGCTGA
- a CDS encoding CapA family protein, whose amino-acid sequence MSHPLLLAATGDALITKHIGESRDPAFHALVALLRSADVRFTNLEGTLHDYLGSPQAASGGTYVVGSPRIIDDLNAMGFNLYAAANNHMADWGEGGLLGTMDTLDRAGVVYAGIGRHLAEARSPGYLDVAAGRIALIALTSSFPPHAPAGEQRPDCQGRPGVNPLRHETTITASRETVAQLAAIHERLHLGAGRAHSVQLGFQRPDPDGVATLFDHKFRVGAPEGVRTSPHAGDLAANLQWIRDARRQADWVFVSVHAHEMAGHEVEEPAEFVTTFCRAAVDAGADAVLGHGPHLLRGIEIYKGKPIFYSLGNFIFQNEVLQRQPADFYERLGLPPTATPADLFDARGARGGFAVDPRYWEAIVPVCRFDGGTLEAITLYPVTLGHGLPRARRGSPVLAGGETGRAIVERLARMSPECSITWHPDGSAQLRW is encoded by the coding sequence GTGTCTCACCCGCTGCTCCTCGCCGCCACCGGCGACGCGCTCATCACGAAGCACATCGGCGAGTCCCGCGATCCCGCGTTTCACGCGCTCGTGGCGCTGCTGCGCTCCGCGGACGTCCGCTTCACCAACCTCGAGGGCACCTTGCACGACTATCTCGGGAGCCCGCAGGCCGCAAGCGGCGGGACGTACGTCGTGGGCTCGCCGCGGATCATCGACGATCTGAACGCCATGGGGTTCAATCTCTATGCCGCCGCCAACAACCACATGGCGGACTGGGGCGAGGGCGGCCTGCTCGGCACGATGGACACACTCGACCGCGCGGGGGTCGTCTACGCCGGGATTGGGCGGCACCTCGCGGAGGCGCGGTCTCCAGGATATCTCGATGTCGCGGCGGGCCGCATCGCGCTGATCGCGCTCACCAGTTCGTTCCCCCCGCACGCTCCCGCAGGGGAGCAGCGGCCGGACTGCCAGGGCCGGCCCGGGGTCAACCCGCTGCGGCACGAGACGACGATCACCGCGAGCCGCGAGACGGTGGCGCAGCTCGCCGCGATCCACGAGCGGCTGCATCTCGGCGCCGGGCGAGCCCACTCCGTGCAACTTGGCTTCCAACGTCCCGACCCCGACGGGGTCGCGACCCTGTTCGACCACAAGTTCCGCGTCGGTGCGCCGGAGGGCGTGCGCACCAGCCCGCACGCCGGGGACCTCGCGGCGAATCTCCAGTGGATCCGCGATGCCCGCCGCCAGGCCGATTGGGTGTTCGTGAGCGTGCACGCCCATGAGATGGCCGGGCACGAGGTCGAGGAGCCGGCAGAGTTCGTCACCACCTTCTGCCGGGCGGCGGTGGACGCGGGGGCGGACGCCGTGCTCGGTCACGGGCCGCATCTGCTGCGCGGCATCGAGATCTACAAGGGCAAACCGATCTTCTACAGCCTCGGCAATTTCATCTTCCAGAACGAGGTGCTCCAGCGCCAGCCGGCCGACTTCTACGAGCGGCTCGGGCTCCCTCCGACGGCGACGCCGGCCGACCTGTTCGATGCGCGCGGCGCGAGGGGCGGGTTCGCGGTCGATCCCAGGTACTGGGAAGCGATCGTGCCGGTGTGCCGGTTCGACGGGGGCACGCTCGAGGCGATCACCCTGTACCCGGTCACGCTCGGACACGGGCTGCCGCGGGCGAGGCGGGGATCACCCGTCCTCGCCGGAGGCGAGACGGGGCGCGCGATCGTCGAGCGGCTGGCGCGGATGTCCCCGGAGTGCTCGATCACGTGGCACCCGGACGGTAGCGCTCAGCTTCGGTGGTAG
- a CDS encoding metallophosphoesterase family protein yields the protein MKILAVSDEVDERLLADPPSPAVAGVRLILSCGDLPADYLEELSDRYRVPLLYVRGNHDRRYHESPPPGENIEGRLVKIAGLRILGFEGCMWYNGEGVQYTEREMWWHVLRVRPAAWWAGGVDIIVTHAPPFGIHDGQDRAHVGFRAFRAALWRFRPRYFVHGHNHLSYVAKGARVTVFDDTQVVNAFRSVVLPLEGASR from the coding sequence GTGAAGATCCTCGCGGTCAGCGATGAGGTCGACGAGCGCCTGCTGGCGGACCCGCCGTCGCCTGCCGTGGCGGGCGTGCGCCTGATCCTCTCCTGCGGTGATCTTCCCGCGGACTACCTCGAGGAGTTGTCCGATCGGTACCGGGTGCCGTTGCTGTACGTGCGCGGGAACCACGACCGGCGGTACCACGAGAGCCCGCCGCCCGGAGAGAACATCGAAGGACGCCTCGTCAAGATCGCCGGGCTGCGCATCCTCGGCTTCGAAGGCTGCATGTGGTACAACGGCGAGGGCGTGCAGTACACTGAGCGGGAGATGTGGTGGCACGTGCTGCGCGTCCGTCCGGCGGCGTGGTGGGCGGGCGGGGTGGACATCATCGTGACGCACGCCCCGCCGTTCGGGATCCACGACGGACAGGACCGGGCCCACGTCGGGTTCCGCGCGTTTCGCGCCGCGCTGTGGCGGTTTCGGCCGCGCTACTTCGTGCACGGCCACAACCATCTGTCCTACGTCGCAAAGGGGGCGCGCGTGACGGTCTTCGATGACACTCAGGTCGTGAACGCGTTCCGATCGGTCGTGCTTCCGCTCGAGGGGGCCTCCAGGTGA
- a CDS encoding ABC transporter permease → MAGYVAGRLAALIPVLLVVGTTLFVLLHLIPGDPAAIILGPDASAAQVEQLRHAMGLDRPLPVQFALWFERLLHGDLGRSIFLREPVLNAIWQHLGPTAGLTALAEGLALAVAIPSGAIAAWKQDSPYDQVFMLLVLVGVSVPSFWTGLNLIAVFAVALRLLPVAGYVSPSQGVGPWLASLILPATALAFTQAGLIARIARDATIDVLHEDYIRTARSKGLSDVLILAHHAFRNALIPTLTVIGTSLAALLGGAVVTETVFVLPGIGNLIVQSISRRDYPVIEGVVLFVALVYVLLNLVVDLLYAAIDPRIRY, encoded by the coding sequence GTGGCAGGGTATGTCGCCGGGCGCCTCGCCGCGTTGATCCCGGTCCTCCTGGTTGTCGGGACGACGCTCTTCGTGCTGCTCCACCTGATCCCCGGCGACCCCGCCGCGATCATCCTGGGCCCGGACGCCAGCGCGGCCCAGGTCGAACAGCTCCGGCACGCGATGGGCCTCGACCGCCCGCTCCCGGTGCAGTTCGCGCTGTGGTTCGAGCGCCTGCTCCACGGCGATCTCGGCCGCTCGATCTTCCTGCGGGAGCCCGTGCTCAATGCGATCTGGCAGCATCTGGGGCCGACGGCCGGCCTCACCGCCCTTGCCGAGGGGCTCGCGCTCGCGGTCGCGATTCCGTCCGGCGCCATCGCCGCCTGGAAACAGGATAGTCCGTACGACCAGGTGTTCATGCTGCTCGTTCTCGTCGGCGTGTCGGTGCCGTCGTTCTGGACGGGGTTGAACCTGATCGCCGTGTTCGCCGTCGCGCTGCGGCTGCTGCCGGTGGCGGGTTACGTCTCGCCGTCGCAGGGCGTGGGACCGTGGTTGGCGAGCCTGATCCTGCCGGCGACCGCGCTCGCCTTCACGCAGGCGGGGTTGATCGCCCGCATCGCGCGCGACGCCACGATCGACGTGCTGCACGAGGACTACATCCGCACGGCGCGCAGCAAGGGCCTCTCCGACGTGCTGATCCTCGCCCACCACGCGTTTCGCAACGCGCTGATTCCGACGCTGACCGTCATCGGCACGAGCCTGGCGGCGCTCCTCGGCGGCGCCGTCGTGACGGAGACCGTGTTCGTTCTGCCGGGGATCGGGAACCTCATCGTGCAGTCGATCAGCCGGCGGGACTATCCGGTGATCGAGGGCGTGGTGCTGTTTGTCGCGCTCGTCTACGTGCTGCTCAACTTGGTCGTCGACCTGCTCTACGCGGCAATCGACCCGCGGATTCGCTACTAG
- a CDS encoding ABC transporter permease: MRLFLRALLRRRPLAAASLAILAAIALAASVSPWLPLPSATQLDVEHRLLAPAAAHPFGTDNFGRDVLSRVIASGRVSLLIGLAVMALSTIAGTAAGLAAGYYRRVDAVLMRLLDGLLAFPALLLAIALVAALGANARDEVIAIALVFFPRTARIVRASTLQLKERTFVEAAVALGEHDGRILVVHILRNCVAPLIVQSTFVFAEAILADAALSFLGLGVRPPTPTWGNMLDDAHVYVATAPWFVFFPGGAIVLTVLCLNLVGDAVRDLADPHAIARRRGRARARQGVPEPAQE; this comes from the coding sequence ATGCGGCTGTTCCTGCGCGCGCTCCTGAGACGCCGGCCGCTCGCTGCGGCGTCGCTCGCGATCCTCGCGGCGATCGCGCTGGCCGCATCGGTGTCGCCCTGGCTGCCGCTGCCGTCCGCCACCCAGCTCGACGTGGAGCACCGCCTGCTCGCGCCCGCCGCGGCCCACCCGTTCGGCACGGACAACTTTGGGCGGGACGTGCTGTCCCGCGTGATCGCGAGCGGCCGGGTGTCGCTCCTCATCGGCCTCGCGGTCATGGCGCTCAGCACGATCGCGGGCACCGCCGCGGGCCTGGCGGCCGGGTACTACCGTCGGGTGGACGCGGTGCTGATGCGCCTGCTCGACGGGCTGCTTGCGTTTCCGGCGCTGCTGCTCGCGATCGCGCTGGTCGCAGCGCTCGGCGCGAACGCGCGCGACGAGGTGATCGCGATCGCGCTCGTGTTCTTCCCCCGGACGGCCAGGATCGTCCGCGCCTCGACGCTGCAGCTCAAGGAGCGCACGTTCGTGGAGGCGGCCGTGGCGCTCGGCGAGCACGACGGCCGGATCCTCGTCGTGCACATTCTCCGCAACTGCGTTGCGCCGCTGATCGTCCAATCCACGTTCGTGTTCGCGGAGGCGATCCTCGCAGACGCCGCGCTGTCGTTCCTCGGGCTGGGCGTCCGCCCGCCGACGCCGACCTGGGGCAACATGCTCGACGACGCCCACGTGTACGTCGCCACCGCGCCGTGGTTTGTGTTCTTCCCCGGGGGGGCGATCGTGCTGACGGTCTTGTGTCTCAATTTGGTCGGCGACGCAGTGCGCGACCTTGCCGACCCGCACGCGATCGCGCGCCGGCGCGGCCGGGCGCGCGCCCGGCAAGGAGTTCCCGAGCCGGCGCAAGAATAA
- a CDS encoding FTR1 family protein → MRAPGPGARAALMTLAAIFVIGVFVWLAVTAGGAPDPTAKHLTPAAAAVDTGVLVFREGLESILVLSAITASLSRARSGWGRPVTAGAGVGFLATIATWFVVVAILSDVNAPELDLQAATGLLAVVILLIIMNWFFHRVYWTGWITHHTRTERALLERPGTPPAVVFRGLALLGFASVYREGFEVVLFLQSLRLQVGGHMVLLGSLIGVGLTLLVAWLNFSSHYRLPYRKMLVLTGILLGGVLVVMVGETVQEMQQAHWLATTKWPAFDLPNWMNVWFSLYSSLESLTAQALTVAVVVGSYLVAEYARIRRPRRQAAARTPEPANVP, encoded by the coding sequence ATGCGAGCTCCTGGTCCAGGAGCCCGGGCGGCGTTGATGACGCTCGCCGCCATTTTCGTGATCGGCGTATTCGTGTGGTTGGCTGTCACGGCGGGCGGGGCTCCGGATCCGACCGCGAAACATCTCACCCCTGCCGCGGCCGCCGTCGACACGGGGGTCCTGGTGTTCCGGGAAGGTTTGGAATCGATCCTGGTGCTGTCGGCGATCACGGCGAGCCTGTCGCGCGCGCGGTCCGGCTGGGGCCGCCCTGTGACCGCAGGGGCGGGGGTGGGGTTTCTGGCGACGATCGCCACGTGGTTCGTCGTGGTCGCCATCCTCTCGGACGTGAACGCACCGGAACTGGACCTGCAGGCGGCGACCGGCCTGCTCGCTGTGGTGATCCTGCTGATCATCATGAACTGGTTCTTTCACCGGGTCTACTGGACGGGGTGGATTACCCACCACACCCGGACCGAGCGGGCGCTCCTCGAGCGTCCGGGGACGCCGCCCGCCGTGGTGTTCCGGGGCCTCGCGTTGCTCGGCTTCGCCTCGGTGTACCGGGAGGGGTTCGAGGTCGTGCTGTTTCTCCAGAGCCTGCGCCTGCAGGTCGGCGGACACATGGTGCTCCTCGGCAGCCTGATCGGCGTGGGTCTGACGTTGCTCGTGGCGTGGCTGAACTTCTCGTCTCACTATCGGCTCCCGTATCGGAAGATGCTGGTGCTCACCGGCATTCTGCTCGGTGGCGTGTTGGTCGTCATGGTGGGCGAGACCGTCCAGGAGATGCAGCAGGCCCATTGGCTCGCGACGACCAAGTGGCCCGCCTTCGATTTGCCGAACTGGATGAACGTCTGGTTCTCGCTGTACAGCAGTCTGGAGAGCCTCACGGCGCAGGCCCTGACCGTGGCGGTCGTCGTCGGCTCCTACTTGGTGGCCGAGTACGCGCGGATCCGGCGCCCCCGCCGGCAGGCCGCGGCCCGAACGCCGGAGCCGGCGAACGTGCCCTGA
- a CDS encoding GNAT family protein, which produces MTVRVEPVELVGEHAALVPMEASHVDALYEAGRAAEIWPYMPIQVVTVDDMARLVSEALRARDTGLELPFVIVTPGDGGVVGSTRFLDITPAHRALEIGWTWLSPDVWRTPVNTECKLLLLRHAFEALGMIRVQLKTDGRNERSQRAIERLGAVREGVLRHHRIMPDGYLRDSVYYSILVEEWPVVRARLERSLGRR; this is translated from the coding sequence ATGACCGTACGCGTGGAACCCGTGGAGCTGGTCGGCGAGCATGCGGCGCTGGTGCCGATGGAGGCGTCGCACGTGGACGCACTGTACGAGGCCGGCCGCGCCGCGGAGATTTGGCCCTACATGCCGATCCAGGTGGTCACCGTCGACGACATGGCCCGGCTCGTCAGCGAGGCGCTGCGGGCGCGCGACACGGGCCTCGAGCTCCCGTTCGTGATCGTCACTCCCGGCGACGGCGGCGTGGTCGGGAGCACGCGGTTCCTCGACATCACGCCGGCGCATCGGGCGCTGGAGATCGGGTGGACGTGGCTGAGCCCCGACGTGTGGCGCACGCCGGTCAACACCGAGTGCAAGCTCCTGCTGTTGCGCCACGCCTTTGAGGCCCTCGGCATGATCCGCGTCCAGCTGAAGACCGACGGCCGGAACGAGCGATCCCAGCGGGCGATCGAACGCCTCGGCGCCGTGCGCGAGGGGGTGCTCCGTCACCACCGCATCATGCCGGACGGATACCTGCGCGACTCGGTCTACTACAGTATTCTGGTGGAAGAATGGCCGGTGGTGCGGGCCCGTTTGGAACGGTCGCTCGGTCGCCGGTGA